In Flavobacterium sp. 83, the genomic window TTATTTTTATCTATTGCATTTTCATCAGACCAATTATTGGTTTCGTATATTTCAATAATGTCTCTTAACTTTTTTCTTAAAGTTTTAAAATGAACGGATTCTTTGGACAGAATACGTAATTTTCTATCAGCGATTAATGCTCTTTCAAAATCTAATTCATTTTCTATTTTACCTTTAAGAACAAATTCTTCAATGTCAAAATGTGTTTTCATGGCTATACGTGATTACGTGATTTCAACCATTTTTCAATAGTCTTTTTATTGTTTTTAAATGTTCTTTCATAATCTTGGTGGTCACCCGTCCATATAATTGTTGCTTCTCCGTCTTCGTCAAACTCCAATAAAATCATTGTTCGATGTATTGCGATATCAAAAAAGTAAAAGCCATCTTTATGAACACAATCAGCATCGTTTCTAATGGTCTTCAGTTCAGTCTCATTCTTCCAATTGTTATTTTCAATATCCGAAATTAATATATCAATTGCTGTACATAAAGGTTTGTTTCCAAGATTCTTTACTTTTAGTTTTGTTAATCTGTTTTTTCCGATTAATCTCATAAGCGTATACAAATGTAAAAAAAAGTTCGGAATAAAACCAAACTAAAAAGTTAAATTTAAATGGTGTATAAATAGTAAAGTATAATTTAGGATTTTTTCTTAGGATTTTGTGTTAACTTATTTGCGTAATCAAATCTTGATAATCATAGCGGGTTACATTCAAACGAGTTTCATTGTTTGTGCTGCGCACGCAACTTTAGCTGTTTGCCGTTTATGTTTAGATTAATATTTCATCTCTCAGCGGTATTTTTCGTTCAATTATGTACTTTTTTAAATTTCTCCAAGTTGAATTTCCTAAACTACTTGCTAGATATGTATTTGAATTAAAATTTTTAGTAATGACTCTCAAACAAATTGGTGAACGGAATGGCATATCGATAACTATTTCTTTTATGTTTTCTAAATCGTAAATTTTCTTTTTCCAGAACCAAATGCTATTTTTTATAATTAAATGTTTTTCTGTGAAAATAAAATAATTCATTGAAGAACTAAAAGCAAAACAGAGGATTAAACTAAAAAAATTGATAAGTAAAAGTTTGTCATATTTTTCAAATATTTCAGATGGATTTTGGAAAATAATAAATAGTGTAAAAATTAAAAAGGCATAAAATAATATTCCGTTTGCTGAGAGAACATGATTATCGTTAAATATTTTTTGATTTTCTATATCTATTACTTCTGTTGTTCTTAGTGAAGTTACGGTTTCAAAATTTAATGAATTAAAAGATTTCGAACTATCTAATAAAATTTTATTTGCTCTTTCTAAAACTTGTCTAATTTCTGATGAGTTTGTGTAGCTTTCTGCCCAAAATATTTTTTCTTCCTTATTTTTAAAATTAAAAGTTGTTGCTTCAGTTGGTGTAGCAAAAAAATTACCGAATTGCTTTTTACCTATAATTTCAATATCCTCAATTTCGTTCCAATTATATTTTTTAGTTTTAAAGAAAAATCGAACTTCAATACCATTTTTGGTTATTATAAAAACAGGAAATTTATCTAAAAATTTTGTGATTATATAAATTACTCCAACAAAAAATAAAATTGGTAGGATAATATTTGTTACATCCCTATTCAGCTCATTTTGGGATTCATTATATGTTTCCATAATTTTCGGTATTCCAAAAATACAGAATATTATAGTAGGGAAAATGTAGAGAACAACAATAACAATTTTATTTTTTTTGCTCGTTATTTTTTCTTCCATTTGTTCTTTTAATTTCAATTTTTTTAGATATCAGGTAACTTTCATATACTGAAACAAACATTCGTATATACACCCAATTACAGGTAGATTGGCGAAGGTTTGTTTCGCATTATTTAAATTCAAATATATTATTTTTCTTACAAATTTTATTGAAATGGATAAATGCTGTCGTTATTGCAGTGCGCGTGAGTGATGGTAGCGGCATCCTTTATTTTCTTTCTTTAAGAAATAAAAATACAGGGCACAGCCTTACCCAGAGTTTTTTAGGATAATCATATCCAAGATATTTTTATCAATCTGTTTCTAATTCATACGTG contains:
- a CDS encoding type II toxin-antitoxin system HigB family toxin; translation: MRLIGKNRLTKLKVKNLGNKPLCTAIDILISDIENNNWKNETELKTIRNDADCVHKDGFYFFDIAIHRTMILLEFDEDGEATIIWTGDHQDYERTFKNNKKTIEKWLKSRNHV